Proteins encoded by one window of Nomascus leucogenys isolate Asia chromosome 19, Asia_NLE_v1, whole genome shotgun sequence:
- the LOC105737886 gene encoding LOW QUALITY PROTEIN: putative uncharacterized protein FLJ33534 (The sequence of the model RefSeq protein was modified relative to this genomic sequence to represent the inferred CDS: deleted 2 bases in 1 codon) — MGLLSQRKWTLSSSQQTGCVVLTVPSFPWVGSRMHFGRKQVSWIIFLKIGAGCRVHVGHDCNTLRRQQGAPWSFASSLRPAASPLAPPSPGAQKPGVSAAALWLCLFCALRVLG, encoded by the exons ATGGGATTACTAAGTCAGAGGAAGTGGACATTGAGTAGCTCTCAACAGACAGGCTGTGTTGTGCTCACCGTACCCAG CTTCCCATGGGTGGGCAGCCGAATGCATTTTGGGAGAAAGCAGGTCTCGTGGATAATTTTTCTGAAGATCGGAGCAGGT TGTCGGGTCCACGTTGGCCATGACTGCAACACGCTCCGGAGACAGCAGGGGGCACCCTGGAGCTTCGCATCCTCCCTCAGGCCCGCGGCATCTCCCCTGGCTCCACCCTCCCCAGGCGCCCAGAAGCCAGGTGTCTCAG CAGCAGCCTTGTGGCTGTGCCTATTCTGTGCCCTCCGAGTTCTAGGCTGA
- the C19H2orf50 gene encoding uncharacterized protein C2orf50 homolog, which produces MGSHPTPGLQRTTSAGYRLPPTRPPASVSPAARGGPMASRGLAGGCQVPQALKAQRVAQGAACDGVQQDQLWREFLEAERRGQRRWVQNWSFLKDYDPMGNKKEPEKLPDHVPLFLDTVPSSTNQVVGSRLDTPLGQTLIRMDFFFTEGARKKKLEDEMQPI; this is translated from the exons ATGGGGAGCCACCCCACCCCTGGGCTCCAGAGAACCACATCAGCTGGGTACCGATTGCCCCCCACCAGGCCGCCAGCCTCGGTCTCCCCAGCTGCCCGGGGTGGCCCTATGGCCAGCAGGGGTCTTGCTGGTGGCTGCCAGGTCCCCCAGGCTCTGAAGGCGCAGCGGGTGGCTCAGGGAGCTGCCTGCGATGGCGTGCAGCAGGACCAGCTGTGGCGCGAGTTCCTGGAGGCCGAGCGGCGGGGCCAGCGGCGCTG GGTTCAGAACTGGAGTTTCCTGAAAGACTATGACCCAATG GGCAACAAGAAGGAGCCTGAGAAGTTGCCAGACCATGTGCCTCTCTTTTTGGACACAGTTCCCAGTTCCACGAACCAGGTTGTGGGCAGCAGGCTGGACACGCCCCTGGGACAGACTCTCATCCGCATGGACTTCTTCTTCACAGAAGGGGCCCGGAAGAAGAAGCTGGAGGACGAGATGCAGCCCATCTAG